The following proteins come from a genomic window of Miscanthus floridulus cultivar M001 chromosome 2, ASM1932011v1, whole genome shotgun sequence:
- the LOC136540247 gene encoding ubiquitin-fold modifier-conjugating enzyme 1-like produces the protein MEGWDKGTKSTVGEIPLLSTRAGPRDGEAWRQRLKEEYRALIAYTSVNKAKDNDWFRIAAANPEGTRWEGTCWYVHNLRRYEFPLQFDIPVAYPQVAPEIELPTLDGKTHKMYRGGKICLTVHFKPLWAKNCPRFSIAHALCLGLAPWLAAEVPILVDSGMVKHKDDEAAPTEASASAAPPS, from the exons ATGGAGGGCTGGGACAAGGGGACCAAGAGCACGGTGGGCGAGATCCCGCTGCTGTCGACGCGCGCGGGCCCGCGGGACGGCGAGGCGTGGCGGCAGCGGCTCAAGGAGGAGTACCGCGCGCTCATCGCCTACACGTCGGTGAACAAGGCCAAGGACAACGACTGGTTCCGCATCGCCGCCGCCAACCCGGAGGGCACCCGCTGGGAGGGAACCTGCTGGTACGTCCACAACCTCCGCCGCTATGAGTTCCCGCTCCAGTTCGACATCCCCGTCGCCTACCCCCAGGTCGCCCCCGAGATCGAGCTCCCCACCCTCGACGGCAAGACACACAAG ATGTACCGGGGTGGGAAGATCTGCCTCACCGTGCACTTCAAGCCGCTGTGGGCCAAGAACTGCCCGAGGTTCAGTATCGCGCACGCGCTGTGCCTCGGCCTCGCGCCGTGGCTCGCGGCGGAGGTCCCGATTCTGGTCGACTCGGGCATGGTGAAGCACAAGGATGACGAGGCGGCTCCGACTGAGGCATCTGCCTCTGCTGCTCCTCCTTCctag